One Roseimaritima multifibrata DNA window includes the following coding sequences:
- a CDS encoding trypsin-like serine peptidase yields MSADIQSSGNSIKENAETKKRDRRVLPEFQHQIRAKEQEKSAGVLDQGNRFHTAADAWYSTYGTHVSRVLAQQSAAEYVTEAVIGDDDRVRIRNTNEYPYSAICSLEIVARTGRQFVGTGFLVDSNTVVTAGHCLFMPDQGGWAKQIRVYPGRNGAGEAQAFAAINMHSVEGWTKDRRPQQDYGAITLDADATGFGSLGYVTLSDREIVKQDYHVVGYSADKPIGTLWGHLRELAQVRQHILIYETDTYGGNSGCPVFCLGDNDEVFTVGIHNYGDISGNSATRITDEVFENISRWSQ; encoded by the coding sequence GTGTCGGCAGATATCCAATCGTCAGGCAATTCGATAAAGGAGAACGCTGAAACGAAGAAGCGGGATCGTAGAGTTCTACCTGAGTTCCAACACCAGATACGAGCGAAAGAGCAAGAGAAATCCGCTGGCGTTTTGGACCAAGGCAATAGGTTCCATACGGCCGCGGACGCATGGTATTCAACGTACGGAACTCATGTCAGCAGGGTCCTCGCTCAACAGTCAGCCGCCGAGTACGTCACGGAAGCTGTTATCGGAGATGATGATCGTGTTCGTATCCGAAACACGAACGAGTATCCCTATAGCGCAATCTGTTCCTTGGAAATTGTTGCCCGCACTGGGCGTCAATTCGTCGGCACAGGATTTTTGGTCGACAGCAACACTGTAGTGACTGCCGGGCATTGCTTGTTTATGCCAGACCAGGGGGGGTGGGCCAAGCAGATTCGAGTCTACCCGGGCCGCAACGGCGCGGGTGAAGCACAGGCTTTTGCGGCAATCAACATGCATAGCGTTGAAGGCTGGACGAAAGATCGGCGTCCTCAACAGGATTATGGCGCTATCACGCTCGACGCGGATGCCACGGGATTTGGCTCGCTTGGTTATGTGACTCTCAGCGACCGCGAGATCGTCAAGCAGGACTACCATGTCGTTGGATACTCGGCTGACAAACCAATCGGAACTCTATGGGGTCACCTTCGCGAACTGGCTCAAGTGCGACAGCACATTCTGATTTACGAAACGGACACTTACGGTGGCAATAGTGGCTGTCCCGTGTTCTGTCTCGGTGATAACGACGAGGTATTTACCGTCGGCATTCACAATTATGGAGATATCAGCGGCAATTCCGCGACTCGTATCACGGATGAGGTTTTCGAGAATATTAGTCGGTGGAGCCAATGA
- a CDS encoding S8 family peptidase, with translation MGQRSRMVYWVNRDRYPDPYQSTCNDADYSEGIELDYREESLSDDNEASRLAMADRQAKELVSRLGSRIAEDEKPAISDSLLSLAKRIDRCSERQDSSAHAEAIPLPRWARDRITRLFTRYLLNDVHDYFFDREKQREIDETFCNRMIGGGPFIVIGHSLGSVIAYKNLCETEDLDRHDVRLFLTLGSPLGLQEVQDYLKDALRKNDLEKPVCVKNWINMADRLDPVAADPRIANDIDRSIFDQAIANEDRPRHPHSATGYLRHPDCQEYVRRVVGASFAQPISLFSIARDLTDQIENSLKPSGKHSAVAGGERHPVLIELIERDDDGMEGAKDRLLVEIEKVIGSESFATIQFTHLRRYLAAELTSLQIECLGPILKCQQSGRIWSNSEKLSLSSGPAIAREDPIQSAAAARVYGADGTNIHWAVLDTGIEPNHPHFQTHDNIVAKWDCTHHGPEIDSVEHDPIDRHGHGTHVAAIIAGSVQLGVDRRTARDGVAPATRLHSYKVLGAGGRGRDSYIIRALDHIASVNDAASRNVIHGVNLSLGGPFDPETYGCGHSPICRELRRLWRQGVLVVVAAGNAGFAELQSSRGSLRANLDLSIGDPANLEEAIAVGSVHLANPLTYGTSFFSSRGPTADGRQKPDVVAPGERVPSANYGYRSGNDYIELSGTSMAAPHVSGLLAAFLSQRRELIGEPDQVKRILLENCTSLKRDPYVQGAGLPNLVRMLLAT, from the coding sequence ATGGGGCAACGCTCGCGAATGGTTTATTGGGTCAATCGCGATCGTTATCCAGACCCATACCAATCCACATGCAACGACGCAGACTATTCCGAAGGAATCGAACTCGACTATCGTGAGGAGTCGCTGTCCGACGACAACGAAGCCTCACGTTTAGCAATGGCAGACCGACAGGCGAAAGAACTGGTCTCTCGCCTAGGTTCCAGAATAGCTGAGGACGAGAAACCAGCGATCTCCGATAGCCTACTAAGTTTGGCCAAGCGAATTGACAGGTGTTCCGAACGACAGGACAGCAGTGCCCATGCAGAAGCGATTCCCCTGCCACGCTGGGCACGCGATCGCATAACGCGATTGTTTACACGCTATTTGTTAAACGATGTTCACGACTACTTCTTCGATCGTGAAAAGCAGCGTGAGATTGACGAGACTTTTTGCAATCGGATGATCGGCGGTGGACCATTTATCGTCATTGGACATAGCCTAGGATCGGTCATCGCTTACAAGAATCTATGTGAAACAGAAGATCTGGATCGTCATGATGTCCGCCTATTTCTTACCCTCGGTAGTCCACTTGGATTGCAAGAAGTGCAAGACTATCTGAAGGACGCACTTAGGAAGAACGATCTCGAGAAACCTGTTTGTGTCAAGAATTGGATCAACATGGCAGATCGACTAGATCCTGTCGCTGCAGATCCCCGTATCGCCAACGACATCGACCGGTCGATTTTCGATCAAGCCATCGCCAATGAGGATCGTCCAAGGCATCCCCACTCGGCAACCGGGTATCTGCGACATCCCGATTGTCAGGAATACGTTCGACGTGTTGTGGGCGCCTCGTTCGCGCAGCCGATCTCTTTGTTTAGCATCGCACGCGACTTGACAGATCAGATCGAAAACTCATTAAAACCATCCGGTAAGCATTCTGCGGTCGCCGGAGGCGAGAGGCACCCCGTCTTGATCGAACTCATCGAACGAGACGATGACGGCATGGAGGGCGCGAAAGATCGTTTGCTTGTCGAGATCGAAAAGGTGATTGGCTCCGAATCGTTTGCAACCATCCAATTCACTCACCTACGTCGGTATCTTGCGGCCGAACTAACTAGCCTTCAGATCGAGTGTCTCGGACCCATTCTGAAGTGTCAGCAGTCGGGACGGATCTGGAGCAATTCCGAAAAGCTCAGTCTTTCGTCTGGACCCGCGATCGCACGAGAAGACCCCATTCAATCGGCTGCAGCAGCACGCGTGTACGGTGCTGATGGCACCAATATCCACTGGGCTGTGTTGGACACGGGGATCGAACCGAACCATCCACATTTCCAGACCCACGACAACATCGTTGCCAAGTGGGATTGCACCCATCACGGGCCTGAAATTGACTCGGTAGAACACGATCCAATCGATCGGCACGGTCATGGGACGCATGTCGCGGCAATCATCGCAGGGTCGGTGCAGCTGGGAGTCGACCGCAGAACGGCCAGAGATGGAGTCGCTCCAGCAACACGATTGCATAGCTACAAAGTGCTCGGAGCAGGAGGACGCGGTCGTGACTCGTATATCATTCGCGCGCTGGACCACATCGCGTCGGTCAATGATGCGGCGTCAAGGAATGTGATTCACGGCGTCAACCTAAGTCTGGGCGGACCGTTCGATCCGGAAACTTATGGCTGCGGACATTCGCCGATTTGCCGCGAGCTTCGGCGACTGTGGCGACAAGGAGTGTTGGTGGTCGTCGCCGCAGGGAACGCTGGATTTGCCGAACTGCAATCTAGCAGAGGGTCATTGCGGGCAAACCTGGATCTATCGATTGGTGATCCAGCCAATTTGGAAGAGGCGATCGCCGTTGGATCCGTCCACCTAGCAAACCCGTTGACCTATGGAACGTCCTTCTTTTCCTCACGAGGGCCAACTGCCGACGGTCGTCAGAAGCCAGACGTGGTTGCGCCTGGCGAACGAGTTCCCAGTGCAAACTACGGCTACCGTTCCGGCAATGACTACATCGAACTGAGCGGCACGAGCATGGCTGCACCTCACGTATCAGGCCTGCTAGCAGCCTTTCTGTCGCAGCGACGCGAGTTGATTGGCGAGCCCGATCAAGTAAAGAGAATATTGCTCGAAAACTGCACGTCACTCAAGCGTGATCCTTACGTCCAAGGAGCCGGTCTTCCAAATCTTGTCCGCATGCTCCTTGCCACCTAG
- a CDS encoding IS3 family transposase → MIGSKSWRISCVVSCRAGARRLKKSVNHFRPQRVAEIYPAAASIVQLQIASEREVCDFLSLNRSSFQAWQRSGGSERDESDAALLPIVTAVFRKHKRRYGSRRIIEELKTMDIHCGRRRVSKLMEDAGLRVIQPKSFKPRTTESRHRLGYSPNLLLNLLEPTTFGQLWVGDITYIPVDGIGFGYLATLMDRYSRRIVGWDFRDDMTEQLAVTALQRSIRAVQPSAGLIHHTDRGGQYAGKRYRGILSRASMRQSMSRAGDCYDNAFMESCFGTLKTEMGMAEYLSMAIAKRELTEYIQYYNTDRRHSSLGYLTPTQYEAAA, encoded by the coding sequence ATGATCGGGTCAAAGAGCTGGAGAATCAGTTGCGTCGTGTCGTGTCGAGCGGGAGCGCGACGTCTTAAAAAAAGCGTTAATCATTTTCGGCCGCAACGAGTAGCCGAAATCTATCCCGCCGCCGCGTCGATTGTCCAGCTGCAGATAGCATCCGAGCGAGAGGTCTGTGATTTCCTATCGCTCAATCGGTCTTCCTTTCAAGCCTGGCAGCGTTCCGGAGGCTCGGAGCGCGATGAGTCTGATGCCGCGTTACTGCCGATCGTCACTGCGGTCTTCCGAAAGCATAAACGCCGCTATGGCAGCCGTCGAATCATTGAGGAACTGAAGACAATGGACATTCATTGCGGCCGTCGCAGAGTGTCAAAACTCATGGAAGATGCAGGACTTCGCGTGATTCAGCCGAAATCGTTTAAGCCGCGAACCACCGAAAGTCGACATCGGCTTGGGTACAGTCCTAACCTTTTGCTGAATCTGCTAGAACCGACCACCTTTGGTCAACTTTGGGTAGGCGACATTACGTACATTCCCGTCGATGGTATTGGTTTTGGATATCTTGCCACGCTGATGGATCGCTATTCACGCCGGATTGTTGGATGGGATTTCCGCGATGACATGACTGAACAACTCGCAGTGACAGCTCTTCAGCGATCGATTCGAGCCGTGCAGCCTTCGGCAGGATTGATTCACCACACTGACCGTGGTGGCCAATATGCAGGAAAGCGGTATCGTGGAATTCTCTCTCGTGCTTCAATGCGACAGAGCATGAGTCGTGCGGGCGACTGCTACGACAATGCATTTATGGAATCCTGCTTCGGAACTCTCAAGACTGAAATGGGTATGGCCGAATACCTGAGTATGGCGATCGCAAAACGCGAGTTGACTGAGTACATCCAGTACTACAACACCGATCGCCGACATTCATCTCTTGGCTACCTCACGCCGACACAGTACGAAGCCGCCGCATGA